A section of the Echeneis naucrates chromosome 12, fEcheNa1.1, whole genome shotgun sequence genome encodes:
- the znf618 gene encoding zinc finger protein 618 isoform X2, giving the protein MSAQDAPNPGKEQADSGSSATDGPSPILATTNKNASPPPVTIKKEPETSETSNGKVGDTNPAEICVVIGGNDGGTSGGGSRRAQTEGSYVCGVCGKKYKYYNCFQTHVRAHRESESMVGDSLPQPPNSSFRYSCDICGKKYKYYSCFQEHRDLHAVDDPYEQVVLPVDGLKEEEPVEPYQKIGPKTGSYVCEFCGKQYKYFNPYQEHVALHTPMGSFDIKASPVQECGSMDMSKFGQPGKIKNNPFRRKLESAIQSSLVDTNSSQNSSGTPSPLVAGSFSTTQKPYTCGACGIQFQFYNNLLEHMQSHAADNENRTKGDTPKTSSASGPQEQLWRGSQAQAHSSVKLQIQPQSISQRNHILSQNNGLPEKERQQVAERLLRVMCSDLSMLNVLNSKDFLKLAQTLVDTGARHGAYSTRDALGNMSALALRQLPRMYNQVKVKVTCALGSNASLGIAVTCHSQTSGPDACYVLTAYQVEGSRLKRYVLGVREAELREGPEQIHHWVQNVLSEFVMSDIRTVYVSEPRVWSVGFAGSPLGGCSRGRICLRCAGCSLGAVVQAVLGKRSLQARGLHELAELLSTCRDIASSTTLGSPTQGSPAHCPTPPCWDRMAEALLQVHAHFEQICEAYGRSKATAPLLQGLNKHLLGTLACLLAPLRLAALELSSQRRPTLQQVLPVYLRLEKFFTSKAGEAGTGTASKLCHYFLEALKENFKVERAHQVAMVLDPRLKLRSVPAYQHEDIISRACEMAAETRDGGMTSSGGSGGEERDTDGPPTPKISRIDGGGSNGATSRGSSSSCAASGNDDSQSQVRQEIFQYLAEPLLQGTPDLFQYWSSAVGEKFPKLSRLALWLLAVPAVGIRGECVTVCEQSLAMKRRQQVTAEEMNKLIFLRSNMG; this is encoded by the exons ATGAGTGCACAAGATGCACCCAACCCTGGGAAGGAACAGGCAGACAGTGGGAGTTCAGCCACAGATGGCCCCTCACCAATTCTAGCCACAACGAACAAGAACGCAAGCCCACCACCTGTCACAATTAAGAAAGAGCCTGAGACCTCAGAGACGAGCAACGGGAAAGTTGGGGATACCAACCCTGCTGAGATCTGTGTTGTCATTGGAGGAAATGATGGGGGAACGAGCGGAGGTGGATCCCGTAGAGCTCAGACCGAGG GTTCCTATGTATGTGGGGTATGCGGGAAGAAGTACAAGTATTATAACTGCTTTCAGACTCACGTAAGGGCACACAGAG AATCAGAGTCCATGGTTGGGGACAGTCTACCCCAGCCACCCAACA GTAGCTTCCGTTACTCCTGTGACATCTGCGGAAAGAAGTATAAATACTACAGCTGCTTCCAGGAGCACCGTGACCTGCATGCAGTCGATG ATCCTTATGAACAGGTAGTGTTACCTGTGGATGGCCTTAAAGAGGAAGAACCAGTTGAACCCTATCAGAAAATTGGACCAA aAACTGGGAGTTATGTTTGTGAGTTCTGCGGGAAGCAGTACAAGTACTTCAACCCATACCAGGAGCATGTTGCGCTTCACACTCCAATGG GCTCCTTTGATATTAAGGCATCACCGGTACAGGAATGTGGTAGCATGGACATGAGTAAATTTGGCCAACCTGGTAAGATAAAAA ACAATCCATTCAGGCGGAAATTGGAGAGTGCTATTCAGTCTAGTCTGGTTGACACAAACAGCTCACAGAATTCAAGCG GAACTCCAAGCCCTCTGGTGGCCGGCTCCTTCTCTACAACGCAGA AACCCTACACTTGTGGTGCCTGTGGCATCCAGTTCCAGTTCTACAACAACCTGCTGGAGCACATGCAGTCCCACGCTG CTGACAATGAGAACCGCACCAAAGGGGACACTCCCAAAACCTCCTCTGCCTCGGGTCCTCAGGAACAGCTGTGGAGAGGTTCTCAGGCTCAGGCCCATTCCTCAGTTAAACTACAAATCCAGCCTCAAAGTATCTCCCAGAGAAACCACATACTCAGCC AAAATAACGGACTACCTGAGAAGGAGCGACAGCAGGTGGCTGAGCGCCTGTTACGGGTAATGTGCTCAGATCTGAGCATGCTAAATGTGCTTAACAGCAAGGACTTCCTGAAGTTGGCACAGACCCTGGTGGATACTGGTGCTCGTCATGGTGCCTACTCCACCCGTGATGCTCTTGGCAACATGAGTGCCTTGGCACTGCGCCAGCTGCCCCGCATGTACAACCAAGTCAAAGTAAAGGTCACGTGTGCGCTAGGATCCAATGCTTCACTTGGCATCGCTGTCACCTGCCACTCCCAGACATCTGGACCAGATGCTTGTTATGTTCTCACAGCTTACCAGGTGGAGGGTTCTAGACTGAAGCGCTACGTGCTCGGTGTGAGGGAGGCTGAGCTGAGGGAAGGGCCTGAGCAGATTCACCACTGGGTGCAGAACGTGCTCTCTGAGTTTGTGATGTCTGACATTCGCACTGTGTACGTCTCAGAGCCCAGGGTGTGGTCAGTGGGATTTGCAGGATCACCACTTGGGGGCTGTAGCCGAGGGAGGATATGCCTGCGATGTGCAGGTTGTTCCCTCGGTGCGGTTGTCCAGGCTGTTCTTGGGAAGCGCAGTCTCCAGGCTCGAGGTCTTCATGAGCTGGCCGAGCTTCTCTCAACATGCAGAGATATTGCTTCCTCCACTACACTG GGCAGCCCCACACAGGGCAGCCCCGCACATTGCCCCACTCCTCCTTGCTGGGATCGCATGGCTGAAGCTCTTCTGCAGGTCCATGCCCACTTTGAACAGATATGTGAGGCCTATGGGCGTAGTAAGGCCACGGCTCCACTGCTCCAAGGTCTCAACAAGCACCTGCTAGGCACACTGGCTTGTCTGTTGGCACCTCTGCGTCTGGCAGCTCTGGAGCTGAGCAGCCAGAGGAGACCAACCTTACAGCAGGTGCTGCCTGTCTACCTACGCTTGGAGAAATTCTTCACATCCAAAGCAGGGGAGGCTGGAACTGGCACAGCTAGCAAACTCTGCCACTACTTCCTCGAAGCACTCAAAGAAAATTTCAAG GTTGAACGAGCTCACCAGGTAGCCATGGTCCTGGACCCACGTCTGAAGCTGCGTTCAGTGCCAGCCTACCAGCATGAGGACATAATCTCCCGTGCATGTGAAATGGCTGCCGAAACCAGGGATGGAGGTATGACAAGTAGCGGTGGTTCAGGTGGTGAAGAACGAGACACTGATGGTCCACCAACCCCAAAAATAAGCCGCATAGATGGAGGGGGAAGCAATGGCGCAACCTCAAGGGGTTCATCCTCATCATGTGCCGCGTCTGGTAATGATGACAGTCAGAGCCAAGTGAGACAAGAGATTTTTCAATACCTGGCTGAGCCTCTTCTCCAAGGCACACCTGATCTCTTCCAGTATTGGAGCTCAGCAGTGGGTGAGAAGTTCCCCAAGCTTTCCCGCCTGGCACTGTGGCTCCTCGCTGTGCCTGCAGTGGGCATACGCGgtgagtgtgtgactgtgtgtgagcagaGCCTGGCTATGAAAAGGAGGCAGCAGGTAACTGCTGAGGAAATGAACAAACTCATTTTCCTTCGCTCTAATATGGGCTAG
- the znf618 gene encoding zinc finger protein 618 isoform X1, with product MSAQDAPNPGKEQADSGSSATDGPSPILATTNKNASPPPVTIKKEPETSETSNGKVGDTNPAEICVVIGGNDGGTSGGGSRRAQTEGMFALGTPPPTKSTDSCIGSYVCGVCGKKYKYYNCFQTHVRAHRESESMVGDSLPQPPNSSFRYSCDICGKKYKYYSCFQEHRDLHAVDDPYEQVVLPVDGLKEEEPVEPYQKIGPKTGSYVCEFCGKQYKYFNPYQEHVALHTPMGSFDIKASPVQECGSMDMSKFGQPGKIKNNPFRRKLESAIQSSLVDTNSSQNSSGTPSPLVAGSFSTTQKPYTCGACGIQFQFYNNLLEHMQSHAADNENRTKGDTPKTSSASGPQEQLWRGSQAQAHSSVKLQIQPQSISQRNHILSQNNGLPEKERQQVAERLLRVMCSDLSMLNVLNSKDFLKLAQTLVDTGARHGAYSTRDALGNMSALALRQLPRMYNQVKVKVTCALGSNASLGIAVTCHSQTSGPDACYVLTAYQVEGSRLKRYVLGVREAELREGPEQIHHWVQNVLSEFVMSDIRTVYVSEPRVWSVGFAGSPLGGCSRGRICLRCAGCSLGAVVQAVLGKRSLQARGLHELAELLSTCRDIASSTTLVLREDPCSNTSTSTTDEGTQGSPTQGSPAHCPTPPCWDRMAEALLQVHAHFEQICEAYGRSKATAPLLQGLNKHLLGTLACLLAPLRLAALELSSQRRPTLQQVLPVYLRLEKFFTSKAGEAGTGTASKLCHYFLEALKENFKVERAHQVAMVLDPRLKLRSVPAYQHEDIISRACEMAAETRDGGMTSSGGSGGEERDTDGPPTPKISRIDGGGSNGATSRGSSSSCAASGNDDSQSQVRQEIFQYLAEPLLQGTPDLFQYWSSAVGEKFPKLSRLALWLLAVPAVGIRGECVTVCEQSLAMKRRQQVTAEEMNKLIFLRSNMG from the exons ATGAGTGCACAAGATGCACCCAACCCTGGGAAGGAACAGGCAGACAGTGGGAGTTCAGCCACAGATGGCCCCTCACCAATTCTAGCCACAACGAACAAGAACGCAAGCCCACCACCTGTCACAATTAAGAAAGAGCCTGAGACCTCAGAGACGAGCAACGGGAAAGTTGGGGATACCAACCCTGCTGAGATCTGTGTTGTCATTGGAGGAAATGATGGGGGAACGAGCGGAGGTGGATCCCGTAGAGCTCAGACCGAGGGTATGTTTGCCCTTGGTACTCCTCCTCCAACGAAGAGCACAGACTCGTGCATAG GTTCCTATGTATGTGGGGTATGCGGGAAGAAGTACAAGTATTATAACTGCTTTCAGACTCACGTAAGGGCACACAGAG AATCAGAGTCCATGGTTGGGGACAGTCTACCCCAGCCACCCAACA GTAGCTTCCGTTACTCCTGTGACATCTGCGGAAAGAAGTATAAATACTACAGCTGCTTCCAGGAGCACCGTGACCTGCATGCAGTCGATG ATCCTTATGAACAGGTAGTGTTACCTGTGGATGGCCTTAAAGAGGAAGAACCAGTTGAACCCTATCAGAAAATTGGACCAA aAACTGGGAGTTATGTTTGTGAGTTCTGCGGGAAGCAGTACAAGTACTTCAACCCATACCAGGAGCATGTTGCGCTTCACACTCCAATGG GCTCCTTTGATATTAAGGCATCACCGGTACAGGAATGTGGTAGCATGGACATGAGTAAATTTGGCCAACCTGGTAAGATAAAAA ACAATCCATTCAGGCGGAAATTGGAGAGTGCTATTCAGTCTAGTCTGGTTGACACAAACAGCTCACAGAATTCAAGCG GAACTCCAAGCCCTCTGGTGGCCGGCTCCTTCTCTACAACGCAGA AACCCTACACTTGTGGTGCCTGTGGCATCCAGTTCCAGTTCTACAACAACCTGCTGGAGCACATGCAGTCCCACGCTG CTGACAATGAGAACCGCACCAAAGGGGACACTCCCAAAACCTCCTCTGCCTCGGGTCCTCAGGAACAGCTGTGGAGAGGTTCTCAGGCTCAGGCCCATTCCTCAGTTAAACTACAAATCCAGCCTCAAAGTATCTCCCAGAGAAACCACATACTCAGCC AAAATAACGGACTACCTGAGAAGGAGCGACAGCAGGTGGCTGAGCGCCTGTTACGGGTAATGTGCTCAGATCTGAGCATGCTAAATGTGCTTAACAGCAAGGACTTCCTGAAGTTGGCACAGACCCTGGTGGATACTGGTGCTCGTCATGGTGCCTACTCCACCCGTGATGCTCTTGGCAACATGAGTGCCTTGGCACTGCGCCAGCTGCCCCGCATGTACAACCAAGTCAAAGTAAAGGTCACGTGTGCGCTAGGATCCAATGCTTCACTTGGCATCGCTGTCACCTGCCACTCCCAGACATCTGGACCAGATGCTTGTTATGTTCTCACAGCTTACCAGGTGGAGGGTTCTAGACTGAAGCGCTACGTGCTCGGTGTGAGGGAGGCTGAGCTGAGGGAAGGGCCTGAGCAGATTCACCACTGGGTGCAGAACGTGCTCTCTGAGTTTGTGATGTCTGACATTCGCACTGTGTACGTCTCAGAGCCCAGGGTGTGGTCAGTGGGATTTGCAGGATCACCACTTGGGGGCTGTAGCCGAGGGAGGATATGCCTGCGATGTGCAGGTTGTTCCCTCGGTGCGGTTGTCCAGGCTGTTCTTGGGAAGCGCAGTCTCCAGGCTCGAGGTCTTCATGAGCTGGCCGAGCTTCTCTCAACATGCAGAGATATTGCTTCCTCCACTACACTGGTACTCCGTGAGGATCCGTGCTCCAACACATCCACAAGCACAACCGACGAAGGTACACAGGGCAGCCCCACACAGGGCAGCCCCGCACATTGCCCCACTCCTCCTTGCTGGGATCGCATGGCTGAAGCTCTTCTGCAGGTCCATGCCCACTTTGAACAGATATGTGAGGCCTATGGGCGTAGTAAGGCCACGGCTCCACTGCTCCAAGGTCTCAACAAGCACCTGCTAGGCACACTGGCTTGTCTGTTGGCACCTCTGCGTCTGGCAGCTCTGGAGCTGAGCAGCCAGAGGAGACCAACCTTACAGCAGGTGCTGCCTGTCTACCTACGCTTGGAGAAATTCTTCACATCCAAAGCAGGGGAGGCTGGAACTGGCACAGCTAGCAAACTCTGCCACTACTTCCTCGAAGCACTCAAAGAAAATTTCAAG GTTGAACGAGCTCACCAGGTAGCCATGGTCCTGGACCCACGTCTGAAGCTGCGTTCAGTGCCAGCCTACCAGCATGAGGACATAATCTCCCGTGCATGTGAAATGGCTGCCGAAACCAGGGATGGAGGTATGACAAGTAGCGGTGGTTCAGGTGGTGAAGAACGAGACACTGATGGTCCACCAACCCCAAAAATAAGCCGCATAGATGGAGGGGGAAGCAATGGCGCAACCTCAAGGGGTTCATCCTCATCATGTGCCGCGTCTGGTAATGATGACAGTCAGAGCCAAGTGAGACAAGAGATTTTTCAATACCTGGCTGAGCCTCTTCTCCAAGGCACACCTGATCTCTTCCAGTATTGGAGCTCAGCAGTGGGTGAGAAGTTCCCCAAGCTTTCCCGCCTGGCACTGTGGCTCCTCGCTGTGCCTGCAGTGGGCATACGCGgtgagtgtgtgactgtgtgtgagcagaGCCTGGCTATGAAAAGGAGGCAGCAGGTAACTGCTGAGGAAATGAACAAACTCATTTTCCTTCGCTCTAATATGGGCTAG